The Podarcis muralis chromosome Z, rPodMur119.hap1.1, whole genome shotgun sequence DNA segment agaaaaaagaaaatttctaTCACCTCCCAGACCAGGGACAACACTTAAACCTTCAGCTGGAATCTTCAGTTCTTTGCCACAACTGGTACAGTCCTTTCCTGGCAGTTTCAGGATCTAGGCCATGCTGAGAGAGATGATTGCAGGATAATTGCAGAAGTCCTGCTGTGCTCCCCAGAGGCTATGTGGTGGCTGTGCCTCTTGGCTCCAGGGGGCAGAGGCCCCCACAACCAGGTCTCAGCAGCAGCCAGAAGCCATCCCCAGAAAAGACATTTTGAAAGGTGAAAACTGCCCTGCCCATTCACCAATGGGAAGGATGGGGTCTCTGCTCCGTTTGTGCTGATATGTCACTCAGACAACAGGCTGTGGATCTTTGTCAGGAGCACATCTGAGTCATAACCTGGAAgagcagaaaggaaaaagaagaatgtCAACACAGGAGATCCTGAGTAGGGGACTACTAGCTTTATGGTCTATTCATTGTGGGCCAAggtgtttgtatgttttaaacagtcAGGCTCCACCTGCAGGATCATTGTGGGTGAGAACCCTTAAACTCCTTCGAAGAAAGGTGCAATAGAAATAACTGCAGCCTCTGCCCACTGATAGAGTTGTTGAATAGAGTTCAAGTCACCCCTGTCAGTTTGCAGGTATCCCAAACGATGGTGGAAAGTGGATCGCTTTTCTTTGCacagcacaacacacacaaaatatagcaGAAATATCACACCGATCTGAAGGCCCAACGTCTCCCTTTACCTTGTGGCTCTTTTCTTCGAGACCATTTTCTGTAAGGGGAAGAGGGGTAATAAGTTAGCTCAGAGACAGGTGTGCCCTCCCACCCTCCGCTTCATCGCTAGTTGTGTCTGTGGTTCTGCCAGAGACAAGGGAAGTATTTTGATCTTGGTGGAATAGAGGAAGCTAGGATATATCACACCAGCCATTAGCCATGTTGCAAATACAGGGGGATTATTTTACCCACAACTTATTACCAACAATTCCAAGAAAAAGAGGAGAGCAACCATCCAATGGAGCTCAGGAACCTGAAAAAATATTTTAGGTAGGTCAACAGTGTCACTCAGTGTTGAGGCCATGTTTGGATCAGGGAAGAGCAGGGCAGAGGTGAGGTCAGGGCTGCAAGGACACACCAGCAAGACTGGCAGATTGGtccatgacatcaggtgactgacaggtgggtggcgCCCAAGTGAATACACTTGTGCATTGGTTTTCCTAAATGCCCCCTTGGTAGGCAGAGCCCAGCCCATGCTGTGAAGACATGGCTATATAGCAGGGAAGGCGATCATCAGTGgcccctacaactcccatcagccccaggcagaatGGCTAATGGTCAATGAATCACGggagtgccacaggtttccccagccctgctatgTTAGGGGTTGGCAGCTGCAGGATGCCCTGCCCATGCAGAAGGGAGCTCTTCACACTCTACTCACTTCAACAAGAAGAAGGCCCAGACAATCAGCAGAAAGGAGACACAGTCTGTCACAATCCAGATCATTTGGTATGTGGCACGAGGCTGTGGAGAAGGGAACATGGGGAACGGAGGTCATTGGGGTGGGAGAAAGGGCAAACGGGCAGCTGCCAGTTTCCCTGGGAAGCTGCCTacacaggggtggtggtggtggtggtggtggtgatacaaGTCTAGtccttccctgcccctgccagtctTACCAGTAGCCAGAGGGGGCGCTCCATTCCCTGCAGCACCTGGCAAGCGTTAGTGGTGACAGAGTTGGCTCCTGCGCACCACAGGATCGAGAAGAGCCACGGGGCGTTCACCACGTACAGGTTCACAGAGATGTTGTCACGGCGATACTCCCTAGGGAAGAAGGTGGGATTCATGGCACCAAAGCAGAATAGGGAAACTCCCGTGAAGCCTCTAGGGAGGAGAAACCCCAGTGCCTAAGATACGCTGAAGGGAAAAGACAGGCTCCCAGAGGCAAAGGCAGAGAGGGAGACTCGGAGCGTAAGCCCCACAGTTTCCACCCACAGAGTTTGCTGTCGTGTTCTGGGACGATGTTCAGGGCTTATCATCTGGGGTTagatatacactggtacctcaggttaagtacttaattcattccagaggtccattcttaacttgaaactgttcttaacctgaagcaccactttagctaatggggcctcccactgctgccgcgctgccagagtacgatttctgttctcaccctgaagcaaagttcttaacctgaagcactatttctgggttagcggagtgtgtaacctgaagcgtatgtaacctgaagcgtatgtaacccgaggtaccactgtatcctttgcTCAGCCCAAAAGGGTGCCAGATCCCCTGCATGCCCTGTGTGAGAGCATCCAGCagacagtggtggactttggggtctcaagtttcagcggcaccctgtgtgACACCAACATTTGGCACGCACACACCCTGGCCTGCATTCTAAATAATGGTTGCAGTGCCACCGAGGCTCCACATCCGGTGTAACTGAactggttgtgctcccctaaatccacttcTGCTGCAGATACCATTCTATCAGGAAGTCCATTCTGCACCATGTTGGAATCGGGCCTTTAGTTTGGAAGTATCtcccctctggaactccctcccactgcataTCAGAGGGGCACTTTCTCTATTGCCTTTTCGGAACCTGCTAAAgacattcctctttcaacaagctttcTAAGTGGAAATCTTTATCCTGGCGATTATCTGGCTTGGATCTGCATTGATTTTGTGCATGTGCTGTTCTAAATTGTTCTCCTTTATGTAGGATTCTGTCCAAAGTTAGTTCCACTCAAAGTGATCCAACTGAAATTTGTGGACGTGATTAACttgggtccattgatttcaatgagcctACTCTATATTTCCAAACTTATTCATGGAGTAACAAAAActttagacttttttttttcaaaaagaaaagacgTTGTCTCAGGATGCTCAAACTATCTTTGCTAGCCAATTCTCTTTCCTTGACCTATGCCTGGGACAGACACCAACCTGCCCCACTGTCACCGCCCTCCCTCCTGCgcatcgctccccccccccccaactaaccGGATTTCAGTGCTGCTCAGATTTTGGTAGGGCAGGTTAATACGCATAAGGTCTTCTGTTTCATTGCTCAGCTTCTTCCGGCCATAGACCTGCTGGAACCTGGGCGCCCGCTGCTTCACCCAGTCTCGAAACTCATCAGGGAGCCACAGGATctgggaaggagggaaatggtAAGCAAGAGATCCCTCCTCACTCCCACTGCTTCATGGGGGGCAAGACCTACAAGAGAGgacttgctgtgctcattaggccagaCACTCCTGTGTAGATCCCGTTTTTGTTAATAAACAGCTACTTGCTCTAtttgctcagtgtgatttactgctggcttgatCTTGCCTTCCTTGTTGTTTGCATTCAGGCAGAATTTCTCAAGGCAAGCATGCCAGCCTCATCCCTGTCCACCCACTTTCCCCACCAACTCCAAGGGGAAGCCCACTGTGTCCTGTCAAGCAGTGAGGACAACTCACCAGCTCCGGGGAGATGTCTGAATGGAGGATAGTCTCCACAGTGACATTGACGAGGTCCTCGTAGTGGGGATCCTCCTCGGGACGCAAGTCAAACATGACGGACACGTTGTGCCTCTTGGCCTCAACCAGCAGCTGCTTCAGAGACAGAACACGCTGTGCCTGTGCCAAAGCTCGTTCTGCCTTTGAGAGGCTTCGTGCTGTGGGGAAGGGCGGCTTCTGGTAGGGGGCAAGAAGGGAGTCAGTGAGAGAGGACATCATAGAGCCCTGCAGCTCCAGGCTTCTCCAACCCAGGCTTAGTTCCCCATTGAGACTGAATAGGCAATCACCACCCATCCATTTTTGCTGCATGCAGTCAGATCTAAGGATCTTGTTCACTACAAGGGAGAATAATGAACACTGAACCATTCACTCCTATGGGACAAGAGAAAGTAAGAGGGCAATTGCACTTGAGAGAATGCTGTTTCCATGGTCTGGGACTGGTAATCACAATAATATTcattcaacaaaatatttaatgGTATTCAGCATTGCTCAACAAACCAAAATGTAAACATAGAAACAGTTTATTGATAATAACCATTTTGACAAGCAGTTGCAAAGCAAAGCTATGTGATACAAAACaagaaccaaaccaaaccaaaccaaaccaaaccagagGCCTCTTGAAAAAGAACAGTGTTTTGAAAGTGTTTGAATAAGCCTCCCTTGGGAGAGAGTTCTGAAGTATCAGGGCTGCTCAAAGAAAGCCCTGGTCTTTTGTGAAGGATACTTACCTTCACAGTAAGACAGAATTTGGAGCAGGACCACATCAGGATATCAAAGGATTTACCCAATTAGCATGCAGCCCATGGAGCTCTGCTACCTCAGAGCAGTCATCTGCACAGCCTATTGAGCACACGGGCTCAGTAGGGATCAGATCATCAGCAGCAAATACCACAGCCCACATGCCCCTATTGGATTCATCAGATCTGGTCCTATTGAGGGACTAAGCCAGGCACCAATCACCTTTCTGGGCCCACAggaacatttggaattttgagaaagtactATGGGCACCTGTCACAAAACGTTGGTGTGTGTGAGTTGCAGGGAAGCATGGCGTAATGCAAATTGGCTGCCACCCCTAAAAGAGCAGAGAAAGCTGAAGGCAAGCCCCTGCCAGCAtcactgggaaggggggggggaggcatcttGACAGAGAGAAGccctttgcacctctcctctgttcagaatggaaaAGAGGGTGGGTGTCCAATTCTGGAGGGTATGTCCCATGTAGGAGAGGCTGAACTGGTGAAAACAGGGGCTGAGCAGGAAGAGCTAAACGTCTCCCATGTATTGCGGATTTTTGAGCAGATATATACTGAGATCTTTGCGGGTGCTGTAAAGGTGCAGATGGGCACAATGGAGAAGCCCACATTGGCAAACCCAGGTCTGTGTATTCTGGTAGCCAGATATACAGCACCTTCTTGTCTGTTCTCCATCCCACACAACAGGAAATCATTTCCCACCCTATTGTATCCCTTCAGAGAGCAAATGCCCAGGGAGCAACCAATGCTATTCCACTCATGCAAGTCAGCCCAGCAGCACCCATTTCACCCCACCAAGCTTGCACAGGGCTTGACTTGGCCCCACCACACAGCTCTCACCTGAAGAAACCAGCTGCCAGCATCAAGTTGCTGCAGCTGCGtccagttgaaggagctggcatTGGACTGGGCTTGAGCAGGGAAAACCTCTTGCACATTTGTGGTCCGGATGAGCTTCTCGTCATGCATGATGAAAGGGACCCCATCGGCACTGCCAGgcgagaaagagaaaaagagcttGGTCTGGGGAATGGATTCATCTCTACTGCCGGAGGGAGAAGTTGCCTTGGGGGACCAGGAAGCCTCCTCATCTCCCACAGACAGCTGATCTGCCACCTCCGCTCCCCTTACCTCACCAGGACATCTGTCTCCAAGACGCTCACTCCATAGTCAACTGCCTTCCGGAAGGACATCAGAGTATTCTCAGGTGCAAGCTGGATGGAGATTAAAAATGGACATAAAATGACAGGTGCATTTGAAGGACAAAGGTAGTAAGGTTGGTGCTGGATGGCAAGTAATGCTTAGTGGGgacatgggagagggccttcttagtggctgCCTCCAAGCTTTGGAagtccctccctagagaagctaaacTGCTGTCTTTCTGCTAGCcagtgaagactttcttgttccaacaggcctttgggaactgactgcttttaatgaaagggatgGTGCTGTGCTGCTTTCATTGTAATTATCTGCATAGATTTTTGTATAATTTTAATTCTACCAATGCTAAATCGTATATTAATGATGGATTTTTCTAtgtcttttcttgtttttatctgtaggCTACTTTGAgtccttttggggggaaaggtagaatataaatctaagaagaagaagaggaggaggagtggtggtggaggaagagaTAAGGCACCTCTGGATCCCTTTAGTCAGTCTCCCTGTCCCCAGTTGGATATGCCACCTATTATCCTGCTTCTTGCTGTGCAAAGGAGGTGCTGGCTACTCACCATGGGAGCTCCACGGTGCCCGAACAGAGCTGGCTTGGGGGGCAGCTGGCTGTACTCCAAAAGACAGGGGGAATCAATACCCAGTGGGGCTAAGTACAGAGCAAACACTGCACCCAGATACAACAGCAACAGAAGAGTTCTGAGGACTGTGGAGAAACAGACAGATGGAAAATGCAGGTAAAATGCAACGGCAGTCTTGGAAGAAGATAATAACAAGCTAGACCTTCATTACTAGCATTGAGAAGACATTCCAGGTAAGATATCAGAACTGGGCCCCCAGCTCTTTGGGATCATCCTAGTCTCTTCCCACCAGTGAGGCTACTTGTTTCTTCAGAGTGGAACTCTAATAATGCAATGGTGCCACCTGCTAGAGCCCTAAAGAAATATCTGAGCAACACACTGCAGCATGCAGTGCTGCCAATAAACAAGACGTAGGGCCCCTCCATACTGGCATTTTATTCAGAGTGTAGTCTGCAACATGCTCTTGGCACAATAGTGGTGCATTAGTGGTGAATTTAGTCTGCTTTGCTAGTTGTTCTGAGATGCTTCCCCACTGCTACTATGTCATTCTTGTCTGGAGGGGCTATAAAACGACAAAAGTGGGACAACTTTCCCCTCACTCTCCCAGTTTTGGTACAAATAAATAGGATTTCAACAGGATATGCACTggctggaaatgaagcagtatgactGCCCCAaacatttgcaggtgcaaacagtatttgAAGTGAGATTGTGTGTAATTGTCCGAGTAGCCTCATCacaagcacaaataatcatgaatgagTGGTAAAAAAAGACACTAGGGCTGGATCGACACTGATCTGGAAAACTATATATTTCCCAATGCAAGTTCTCATTGGCAACATTTCGCTGCTCTACAGCGCTGTccggtgtcacattttaataacacatttctAACGTTTTAAATGATGAGGGTAGATTAGTCCTAGGAGGGACCCCGTGTGGCCTTTGAAACATTGTCCAACACCTAAGGAAGACTCCGAAATGGCTGCTGTAGGGGCCTGTACTGGGAGAGAACAAGAATAGCTTTGGCCTCCCTGGTACCTGAGCAGGATGTACGGTAAAAGCAGTCAGCCACTGGCCAGGCAAGCAGTGTCATGCCCACCACAGCTCCGATGTGCAGGAAGGGACCTGTTGCCTGGCAGGGCAGAAACAAGAGTTAGCCATTGGTTTGGAGTTTCCAAGAGAGTCATATCAGGCTGCAGCAACATGGAACAAATAGAGCAGGTAGAATGAAGGGGCAATGCCAGGGAATAGGCTGGCCCTGAAGCTAAGCTTTTAACCCAGAGTTCCCTGCAGGATAATGGCAGAGGGCATCAAGGGCTGGAGTCCCCACCCAGAAGGAAAAGCCACAGTTAGTGTTAATTGCTGCAAGATGCTTTCACAAGGAATGACTCATAAATTAAATAAGTGATCTGGAAATTAAACTGTACTAAGATTATAAGCTTTTGGCAAGAGGCGTTGAGGTTTATAAATGAACTTCTTTATGGCGATATAATCTTAACCACCAAATATGTTTTACTGGAGTGTCTGAAATGCATAGCAAATGTGGAAGGTTTGGAACTTGCAACACTGCAGCCAGAGTAGCCACAGCAAGGAACTGGAAATCAGATAAACCAGCTGACATCTTGCAATGGTAAAAAAACATATGGAATATATAGCACTGTTGACAAAACTTGCATGTTATAAAAGAGATGCTGAAGGATGTGCATAAAACCATTTTTATTGAAAAATGGAGTACTAGATAAGGTTGAACATTCCAAAACAATGTTCAACCTTATCTAGTACAGTATTCTCGGTCTTATAATTTGACATTTTGCTTAAAATATAATAATGAGCAAGGATGCCTGATTATATAATGCTCCTTAAACCATAACTGACATTTTGTATATACATGATATTAAGACATTAtatatctattatttatttttgtagccCCTTTATTTTGTGATATAAAACTTGGTCAAAATGTGCAAGGGTGTTCTGTGTTCCAAACAACTTTGCCTCCTCCTGTCTGGTCTTCATCAGCCATAAGAACCACCCCACCACCAGCAGATTGCCTGACTTGCTTCGTACTACCTGTACTGGGTAGGATGCTAGAGGGCAGGGGGTATCAGACTTTTCCTGGGGGTCTACCTGTGCTGTCAGTTGTCTGGCCAACAAGGTCCAACAGGTGCACAAGCAACTGTTGCTGAATGTACCCACTGGCTTGGTTCACAAGTTAACTGCTGTGTAGAAGCTGCTATGAATCATTCCATGTTTCAGTTGCTGCTGCAAGCGATGCCATGCGCAGCAGCTCAGCAAGAAGGGAAGGCaaggaaaaaaccacaacctGTGCCAAAATCACATGGCAAACACTTGTTATATCCCCAAAGCTCACCATTCAATTCATTTTTGGGCAGCGTTCATGTGGCAACTGTGCCATGGCTCATATTCTCTGAGATCATGCCATCAGCTGTGGATTCTTACCTGCAGGGAGATGCGGGCACTTTCCCACTGCTCTTCCCACTGAACCTCCACCCCCACAAAAGCAGAAGCCACCACAAGTGCCGTCAGGATCAGAAGAACCTGGAAGGAAGAGAAGACGGCATCAAGTGCCTGGGGGAGAGGACAATTGTATTCAAGCCACTTGAAGAGCTTTATTTTGAAAAGGAGGCAGTATgtatagaccaggggtcggcaaaccttttcagcaaggggccagtccattgtccctcagaccttgcggggggccagactatattttgggtgaaaaaatgaacgaattcctatgcacaccaggcaggccccacaggtAACCCACAGgtgcattttaaaaggacacattccacgcAAGAGCACCATGCAGGCCAGACAGCATTCTGGatgataaatattaaaattaaaaaattttcttacctgcactgatgatagtcattgtttggaagaGGGGGTCCTTGCCTGGGTTTGGTGCTGCATTGCGGCCtgctgggcctcctgctgctggcacCTCTTCTGCGCTTCGGGGGTGGGGGCCCCAccctccctcttttccctccccccataaatctcttgccccctccccctccctgggtAGTGCCTCTTTTCCTGCCAGCGCCACCTCCTCCCCCTGCTTTTCCTCATTCTGAAGGACGACTTTGCATAAGAACATGCGGCAGCGTCCctcttttttgtcttttccccTAGGGAGCTCAGAAAGCGGCTGGGCCGGGTTAACGACCCTTgcgggcctgatccggcccgcggactgtagtttgccaacccctggtatAGACTGTCAAGACCTTTCTGCAAAGACTGTACCACTTTGGTTATTTTGTACATTGTTGCTACTAAATGCAGGTCTttaaggtctttaagcagaggcttgacaaccatatgtcaggagtgctctgatggtgtttcctgcttggcagggggttggactcgatggcccttgtggtatattccagctctatgattctatgattctattctatgaaataAAGCTATTGGTTTCTCACCATTCTGGAAAAAAGTGTGCTTGCTTTGGCAACACAtcaaaaaaaaatttggggggggggagtgaaaagtttggagctgcagggttctgttctgggcctaGTGTTCTTGAACATCTTTAGAGAGATTGTTTTGCATTTGGAATGGGAAAGTAATCAGTTTGCTTGTgagtgtttgagagagagagaaagtgagtaACAGAACATAGagtcacagaatggtagagttggaagggatcccgagggtcatgctgtccagtcccctgcaatgcatatattggggtgcAGTGAGGCTTCTCTCTGGGGAAGCTGATGTGTGTATCCTTTTCACTTCCACCTGTGCATGTTTGTAGGGAATGGTGaatatgtcagtttcagtttattttagTTTCCTATTTTTCTAGTCTTAAGCTCAGTTCCCtacatttccaaatcagttaCAAGTCCTTGTGAAAAGCCGTTAAGCATTTTAGTGCGTATTTATATGTACACTTTATGCATTTTTGAAcatattgcttggctggagaactacacatAAAAAAATAGAGAAATGTAAATTTCAAAGCACAGCAGTATTTTGGTTCTCACATTGTAGTCATATTTCTATTAAATGTGAGGTGAATCAATTTTTTCCTCCATCCTTACAAAACATTGCAAGCCCCCAGTGTCCTCTCCCCTTCAATGGTATTGTTACATTAGCTCATTACTGACTTTATTGGAAAAATATTTGTTAGTTTATAGCACTGGCTTTATTGGAAAAGTCTGGAAATCTGTGGTATTTTTTGCTTACAGTGCCTTATCGTTTTAATTGTTtggtttttattctgtaaattacCTTGTTATCTTATAATAGAAGACAGTTTCTAAACATTTTAATAAGGAAAATAAACTTACATAGTGCCATCAATGTGCAAGGCACTGTGCAAAGTGAAACCCTGTCCCAAGGAGCTTACAGACTAAAATGTAACAGGAGAGGACCACCAGGCCGTTTTGGGccaaccacacccacctgtcattcACCTAACATCAAAAGACATCAGGAGAAGAGATCTGTTGTACTTTATCTCAGCACTaagtgcaaaaataaataaatgcatgctcATTTGATACTGGGAATCCACCTAGCTAATGGTGTTGATCTGGTGTGCACCAACattatgcagcagcagcacaaactTTTGTGTACGATTGTGCCTTCCACAAAGGAAACCGGTAAGAAGTTGGAATTGCGCTTGGGGCAGGGGTTTACCTTGTGTATCCAATGGAGCTTCAGAGGCTGGTGCCAGAGCTGCAGGCAGAGTGCCAGAACCTATAATTAAAATGGGAGAGTGATGTCACTTAGGACCAAAGAGCCCACTTTGGATTCTGGGACAAGGACTGCAGGAGGACCACATTCTCATACGAAGATGAGGGTGTTGACACCACTCAAAAATGAAGAAAAGCCATAACTCTGCAGTTAGGCAACCTGCTTTCTATACCCAAAGCCTTCAGACCTGTATTCTGAAAGTTGGCAGATACTTTCCTATTTGCATTACAAATTCCACTGTCACAAAAGTCTCAGCCACTAACCACTAGACATCCTTCTCAGAACctttcttctggcttctgagatattcacttatacagtggtacctcaggttacatatgcttcaggttacagactccactaacccagaaatagtacctcgggttaagaactttgcttcaggatgagaacagaaattgtgctccggcggcgcagcagcagcaagaggccctattagctaaagtggtgcttcaggttaagaacagtttcaggttaagaacggacctccagaacgaattaagtacttaacgcggggtaccactgtatacgtttTAGGCTAATCTTATCCAGCTGATGGAGaaggggctgtggctcagtggtagagcatctgctttgcatgcaaaaggccctgTGTTCAATTCCAAatctctccaggcagggctgggagaggcaccctctctgaagccctggagaactgctgccaatcagtgcagagaaaactgagccagatggaccagcaGTCTCACTCAGTCCGAAGGTATCTCCTAATGTTCCTactttgtgtgtgtctgttttaaagtacagtggtacctcgggttacatacgcttcaggttacatacgcttcaggttacatacgcttcaggttacagactccactaacccagaaatagtgcttcaggttaagaactttgcttcaggatgagaacagaaatcgtgctccggtggcagcaggaggccccattatctaaagtggtgcttcaggttaagaacagtttcaggttaagaacggacctccagaacgaattaagtacttaacccgaggtaccactgtacactggtaTTCTCAATGTGCTGATTtaactttctcccaaggagctctATTAAGTTTTATGAAATGTTGGGCTTAGATATTGCTGGCTCTCCCAAAAAACTGGAGTTCCCAGACTTAATCACATACTAGCAAATTCAGATAGATAGGTTTGTCTTGTGTGACAAACCCGCTTTTCCCAAAGACCTGACTTTTtctaataaggaaagtgatgggaaaatgtgctggaaagtgtgggataaccctTGTTTTGATGCAACATCATGTAACCTCTCCTctaacaaatcaggataaatgctctaCAAAGAGGTTATATGAAACAACCCTTAGTAGACAGAACAGCATGTTCCCAAATGGGTTTTAAGaagtttatttccccccaccccccaaccaccCCAAAGCGAGACCAGGGAATTCTGGAGGTACGGTGTaagtgtcctgggaaaagagcCAAATAAAAAGGGTGTACCAGGAGCAGTGAGGAGAAGGTGACCAGAGTTGTTGTTCCACACAGCATCACCATCGACCAGTCAAGCCACCATCCTGTCTTGCGGAAAATGAATCTGTTGGGCAGGGGAAAAAACCCGAGGTGAGGAAGGGTTATGACAAAGGTAGCTGGAGAGAATCTTAGGGGGGGGCACCCTGGGCCTTCTACTCACTCATTGAGATTGTGGAAATCATTGAGGGTGACAAAGGCAAGGTAGAACCAGGCCAGGGCGAAAAGGCACACGCAGAAGACGAAGAAGAACCAGGCACAGTCGCACTGTGAAGAGGAGGAACAGGTTAGAAAATGAACCACCGGCAGATGCACCTCAATAGGTGGCTCTTGACTCTTGGATGACACACCCTCTGGCCTGGAAGCCCCACTTGCAGCTCCAGATGTGCAAGGCTGGCTGTGGCTACATGGAGGGCATGCCCTAGGCACATGCTTTAGGTGGTCATCTGTGAGATCAGACAGGAAAGTACCCATGACAGGTTCCTTTTCAGTGACATTGCTGTGGAATTT contains these protein-coding regions:
- the GDPD2 gene encoding glycerophosphoinositol inositolphosphodiesterase GDPD2; this encodes MVKDAGCCSRCATCLLCLYSCRWTRNKKGLVTSKCDCAWFFFVFCVCLFALAWFYLAFVTLNDFHNLNEFIFRKTGWWLDWSMVMLCGTTTLVTFSSLLLVLALCLQLWHQPLKLHWIHKVLLILTALVVASAFVGVEVQWEEQWESARISLQATGPFLHIGAVVGMTLLAWPVADCFYRTSCSVLRTLLLLLYLGAVFALYLAPLGIDSPCLLEYSQLPPKPALFGHRGAPMLAPENTLMSFRKAVDYGVSVLETDVLVSADGVPFIMHDEKLIRTTNVQEVFPAQAQSNASSFNWTQLQQLDAGSWFLQKPPFPTARSLSKAERALAQAQRVLSLKQLLVEAKRHNVSVMFDLRPEEDPHYEDLVNVTVETILHSDISPELILWLPDEFRDWVKQRAPRFQQVYGRKKLSNETEDLMRINLPYQNLSSTEIREYRRDNISVNLYVVNAPWLFSILWCAGANSVTTNACQVLQGMERPLWLLPRATYQMIWIVTDCVSFLLIVWAFFLLKKWSRRKEPQGYDSDVLLTKIHSLLSE